In Nocardioides cavernae, a single genomic region encodes these proteins:
- a CDS encoding MGMT family protein, whose amino-acid sequence MTTEEERELYAELVLQCAESVPRGRATTYGAIADVVGERLGRGGPRLVGSVLAAHGGGVPWWRVVRADGSLPPSHGEEARQAYLEEATPLRPSGAVDLTRAFWSPRLGAE is encoded by the coding sequence ATGACGACCGAGGAGGAGCGCGAGCTCTACGCCGAGCTGGTGCTGCAGTGCGCCGAGTCGGTCCCGCGCGGTCGCGCGACGACGTACGGCGCCATCGCCGACGTCGTCGGTGAGCGGCTCGGGCGGGGCGGTCCGCGGCTGGTCGGGTCGGTGCTGGCCGCCCACGGAGGCGGCGTGCCGTGGTGGCGGGTGGTCCGCGCGGACGGCTCCCTGCCGCCCTCGCACGGCGAGGAGGCGCGGCAGGCCTACCTCGAGGAGGCCACCCCGTTGCGGCCGAGCGGGGCCGTGGATCTGACACGGGCGTTCTGGTCGCCGCGGCTCGGGGCAGAATGA
- a CDS encoding lysophospholipid acyltransferase family protein, which produces MLYTVAHGVIPPLARAVWRPVVEGLHHVPATGPVIVASNHLSFFDSVVIPVVVPRKVVFLAKSDYFTGTGVKGTLVRAWFEGLGMLPVDRDDTKAAIASLDTALEVLRRGEAFGIYPEGTRSRDGRLYRGRTGVAHLALTAGCPVLPVGLVGTEEIQPVGANRPRLGKVDVTVRVGEPITVADEYDGVPSGRARRDLTDRIMGAIGGLTGQEPAGVYNERPASPA; this is translated from the coding sequence ATGCTCTACACGGTCGCGCACGGAGTCATCCCCCCGCTCGCCCGTGCCGTGTGGCGCCCCGTGGTCGAGGGGCTGCACCACGTGCCCGCCACCGGACCCGTCATCGTGGCGAGCAACCACCTGTCCTTCTTCGACAGCGTCGTCATCCCGGTCGTGGTCCCGCGCAAGGTCGTCTTCCTCGCCAAGTCCGACTACTTCACCGGCACCGGGGTGAAGGGCACGCTGGTCCGCGCGTGGTTCGAGGGACTCGGCATGCTGCCGGTCGACCGGGACGACACCAAGGCGGCGATCGCCAGCCTCGACACCGCGCTCGAGGTGCTGCGGCGCGGGGAGGCGTTCGGCATCTACCCCGAGGGCACCCGCTCGCGCGACGGTCGGCTCTACCGCGGTCGTACGGGCGTGGCGCACCTCGCCCTCACCGCCGGCTGCCCCGTCCTGCCGGTCGGGCTGGTGGGGACCGAGGAGATCCAGCCGGTCGGCGCCAACCGCCCGCGGCTGGGCAAGGTCGACGTCACCGTGCGGGTCGGCGAGCCGATCACCGTCGCGGACGAGTACGACGGCGTGCCGAGCGGCCGGGCGCGTCGCGACCTGACAGACCGGATCATGGGCGCCATCGGCGGCCTCACCGGGCAGGAGCCGGCCGGCGTCTACAACGAGCGGCCCGCGTCCCCGGCCTGA
- a CDS encoding DUF1116 domain-containing protein — translation MSQPTVVTVGADMFADSVAGQAVDVERVDWRPPMPGTEADLAAVATDPRRPDANRRAVEAMLGVTAHLVDVAPASEVLGLEKGQFLHAGPPIEWARTSGPLRGALMGGAALEGLVDDPEDAVALFESGSSVSLEPCHHRSAVGPMAGVVTPSMWMWVLEDRATGRRTYCSLNEGLGKVLRYGAYSSEVLTRLRWMGDVLGPLLQAAVRGTEEATDVTGILTQMLQMGDEAHNRNRAGTLMLLRDLSPAMVSSGSDAGFDSKDVADVLRFVGGNDHFFLNLAMPACKLALDAGRDVPGSTMVVAMARNGTDFGVQVSGTGDEWFTGPAQVAEGLFLGDYGPDDANADIGDSAITETAGIGGFAMATAPAIVRLVGGTVPDALATTRRMHEITLAENPRWSVPVLEFMGTPTGIDVSKVCRTAILPQINTGMAGKVAGVGQVGAGLVTPPAEIFPKALAALAARVPSA, via the coding sequence ATGAGCCAGCCCACCGTCGTCACCGTCGGGGCGGACATGTTCGCCGACTCCGTGGCGGGTCAGGCCGTCGACGTCGAGCGCGTCGACTGGCGTCCGCCGATGCCGGGCACCGAGGCCGACCTCGCCGCGGTCGCCACTGATCCCCGCCGCCCCGACGCCAACCGTCGTGCCGTCGAGGCGATGCTCGGCGTGACGGCCCACCTCGTCGACGTCGCGCCCGCCTCCGAGGTGCTCGGCCTCGAGAAGGGCCAGTTCCTCCACGCGGGCCCGCCGATCGAGTGGGCACGGACGTCCGGCCCCCTGCGCGGCGCGCTGATGGGCGGCGCCGCCCTCGAGGGCCTCGTCGACGACCCCGAGGACGCCGTCGCGCTCTTCGAGTCCGGCAGCTCGGTCAGTCTCGAGCCGTGCCACCACCGCAGCGCCGTCGGCCCGATGGCCGGCGTCGTGACGCCGTCCATGTGGATGTGGGTCCTCGAGGACCGCGCGACCGGGCGCCGGACGTACTGCTCCCTCAACGAGGGGCTCGGCAAGGTGCTGCGCTACGGCGCCTACTCGTCCGAGGTGCTCACCCGGCTGCGCTGGATGGGCGACGTGCTCGGCCCCCTGCTGCAGGCCGCCGTCCGCGGCACCGAGGAGGCGACCGACGTCACCGGCATCCTCACCCAGATGCTGCAGATGGGCGACGAGGCGCACAACCGCAACCGCGCCGGCACGCTGATGCTGCTGCGCGACCTCTCCCCCGCAATGGTCAGCAGCGGGTCCGACGCCGGGTTCGACAGCAAGGACGTCGCGGACGTGCTGCGCTTCGTCGGCGGCAACGACCACTTCTTCCTCAACCTCGCGATGCCCGCGTGCAAGCTCGCGCTCGACGCCGGCCGCGACGTGCCGGGCTCGACCATGGTCGTGGCCATGGCGCGCAACGGCACCGACTTCGGCGTCCAGGTCTCCGGCACCGGCGACGAGTGGTTCACCGGTCCGGCCCAGGTGGCCGAAGGCCTCTTCCTCGGCGACTACGGCCCCGACGACGCCAACGCCGACATCGGCGACTCCGCGATCACCGAGACCGCCGGCATCGGGGGCTTCGCGATGGCGACCGCCCCGGCGATCGTCCGCCTGGTCGGCGGCACCGTGCCCGACGCGCTGGCCACCACCCGACGGATGCACGAGATCACGCTCGCGGAGAACCCCCGCTGGTCGGTGCCCGTCCTGGAGTTCATGGGCACGCCCACCGGCATCGACGTCTCCAAGGTGTGCCGCACCGCGATCCTGCCGCAGATCAACACCGGCATGGCCGGCAAGGTCGCCGGCGTGGGCCAGGTGGGCGCCGGGCTCGTCACCCCGCCCGCGGAGATCTTCCCGAAGGCGCTCGCCGCGCTCGCTGCGCGGGTCCCCTCCGCCTGA